In Nocardioides nitrophenolicus, the genomic window CCGCGACTGTCTTTGTCGCCGATGTGACAGGGCGACTGACGCCAGATGAGGTCGGGACGAACGGGTTCGGCATGGAGGACGCCGTCGCAGCGTTCGCCGACGCACAGCTTGATGTCACGCTGTGCTTTTCAGCAGATCCGGAATCCGACTGGGTAGAGGGCGTCCTCGTCAGCACGCTGAATGCCGATCTCGCAGCCGATGGATGGAAGCCACTTCCCAACTGGAACGGCTCGCCTTTCCGCTTCTGTCTGGATTCAGGGATTGCCGTTCTCGCAATAGCAGAAGCCTTTCCCGACCTGCTCCGCGTTCGCGGGGGAGCTGGCGCGTTCGATCTGGCGGCACGCATCGGGCAGGAGGATGAGCCGAGATGTGAGCCTGACCGTGTCTACTTCAAGGCAGACGTGAACTGCTTCGAGTGCTGGGCATTGGGCGACCCTGGCAATCATCAGGCCATCTACATCGACATGGCGCCCGGGTGACACCCAGCGCTGCCCGGCACGAGCATCAGAAAGCTGAGCACGGCGGGCACCTCCATGCTGGCTGGGCCAACTACAAGGTCGACGGACGCTACGGCTTCCAGCAGGTCTTGGTGATCGTCGAGCGCGACACCATCACCGTCGCCGACCTCGAAGGCGAGATCCTGCATCGAGCACCAACGCGCCCCCGTCGGCGTCCGATACGACGGCAACGGCCGACCACGCGGAGGACAGGGACCCGAAGAAGTGTCAGGTAAGTCCTGAGACATCACAAGGAGACAGCTCAGGTTACCTTGCGTTCGAACACATGTTCGATTAGGATGAGCGCATGTCTACACTCGGGGCGCTCTCCACGGCTACGGCCGCGGCCGACCGCGCCGCCGAGCTGGCCCGCCTGGACTGGCAGGGCCTCGAGGGCCCTGATGCGGTGAATGTGGTCGAGTCGATCACGGCGGCCCGCTCGTTCCTCGACGCCGCCCTGCTGCGAGGCATCGAACGACTCGAGGCCACCGACGCGGTCCGTGAACTGGGCTGGGCCTCGGTCAAGGACTACCTCACCCACCTCACCGGCGGCCACAAGGGCAGCGGCGGCGGACTGGTCCGCGCGGTCGAACAGCTGCGCGACCTGCCCGAGGTCCAGACCGCCCTCGAAACCGGACACGTGACCCTGCCCCAGGCCCGCGCGATCGCGGCCAAGGTCCACACCCTGCCCCGAGTGCCCGAGTTCCGCACCGCGGTCGCCGCCGAGCTGCTCGACCTCGTCGAGCGTCACCACTACGACGCCTCCGACCTGCAGAACGCGTTCAGTGATGTCGTGCGTGGACTCGACCCCGACGCCGCACTCGTCAACGCGGACAAGGAGAAGGCCAAGGCCGAACGCGGTGCCCACCACGCCCGGTACCTGTCCTTCGCCGAGGACGGTCTCGGCGGGGTCCGGGTCAAGGGCTACGGCACCCTCGAGGACACCGAGGCGATCAAGGCGGTCCTGCTGCCGCTCGCGGCCCCGGTGACCTCCGCGCCGAGCGCCTGCGGTGGGATCCCCCGGCCGGCCGGGGCCCCGGCCTACGACACCGACGGGGTGGCCACCGCCCGGGCCTGCCTGGATCCCGAATGCGCCCACGACGGACGCGATGTCCGTGACGCCGGCGCCCGGCTGTGGGACGCCCTGGTCGACGCCTGTGACCGGCTCACCCTCACCGATGACCTCCCGAGCGACCACGGCGCCAAGCCCCGGGTCATCGTGTTGATCGACCACGACAGCCTCCGCCAACAAGTCATCGACACCGGACTCGCGCGTGAGGGCCAGGCCCCCACCGGGGCCCGGCTCTCCGCGA contains:
- a CDS encoding HNH endonuclease signature motif containing protein, which codes for MSTLGALSTATAAADRAAELARLDWQGLEGPDAVNVVESITAARSFLDAALLRGIERLEATDAVRELGWASVKDYLTHLTGGHKGSGGGLVRAVEQLRDLPEVQTALETGHVTLPQARAIAAKVHTLPRVPEFRTAVAAELLDLVERHHYDASDLQNAFSDVVRGLDPDAALVNADKEKAKAERGAHHARYLSFAEDGLGGVRVKGYGTLEDTEAIKAVLLPLAAPVTSAPSACGGIPRPAGAPAYDTDGVATARACLDPECAHDGRDVRDAGARLWDALVDACDRLTLTDDLPSDHGAKPRVIVLIDHDSLRQQVIDTGLAREGQAPTGARLSATAIRRIACDAEIIPAVLGTHSQVLDVGRAQRLVTPALWTALVIRDRHCAFPGCTRMPLACDAHHITHWAEQGTTSLDNLIMLCRHHHTLTHQTPWVVHIDPDTGQPVWTPPPRNTLDNLRKAGMAYAPARPRAA